A stretch of the Synechocystis sp. PCC 7338 genome encodes the following:
- a CDS encoding type IV pilus twitching motility protein PilT yields the protein MALEYMIEDLMEQLVEMGGSDMHIQAGAPVYFRVSGKLEPINEEVLTPQESQKLIFSMLNNSQRKELEQSWELDCSYGVKGLARFRINVYKERGCYAACLRALSSKIPNFEQLGLPNIVREMAERPRGLILVTGQTGSGKTTTLAAILDLINRTRAEHILTIEDPIEYVFPNVRSLFHQRQRGEDTKSFSNALRAALREDPDIVLVGELRDLETIALAITAAETGHLVFGTLHTNSAASTIDRMLDVFPANQQAQIRAMLSNSLLAVFAQNLVKKKAPKPGEFGRALVQEIMVITPAIANLIREGKAAQIYSAIQTGAKLGMQTMEQGLATLVVSGVISLEEGLAKSGKPDELQRLIGGMAPQPAGKRR from the coding sequence ATGGCATTGGAATACATGATCGAAGATCTGATGGAGCAGTTGGTGGAAATGGGCGGCTCCGATATGCATATTCAAGCAGGGGCACCAGTTTATTTTCGAGTAAGCGGCAAATTAGAACCCATTAACGAGGAAGTTTTAACTCCCCAAGAAAGCCAAAAGCTGATCTTTAGCATGCTCAACAATTCCCAACGGAAAGAACTAGAACAAAGTTGGGAATTGGACTGTTCCTATGGGGTGAAGGGGCTAGCTCGTTTCCGCATTAACGTCTATAAAGAACGGGGTTGTTATGCCGCCTGTTTACGGGCCCTCTCCTCCAAAATCCCCAACTTTGAACAATTGGGACTACCCAACATTGTGCGGGAAATGGCAGAACGTCCCAGGGGATTGATTCTGGTCACAGGACAAACAGGCTCTGGTAAAACCACCACCCTAGCGGCGATTTTAGATTTAATTAACCGCACCAGGGCTGAACATATTCTCACCATCGAAGACCCGATTGAGTATGTGTTTCCCAATGTCCGGAGCTTATTTCACCAAAGACAACGGGGCGAAGACACCAAAAGTTTTAGCAATGCTCTGCGGGCGGCCCTACGGGAGGATCCAGACATTGTACTGGTGGGGGAACTACGGGATTTAGAAACCATCGCCCTCGCTATCACGGCGGCGGAAACTGGGCACTTAGTGTTTGGTACTTTACACACCAACTCTGCTGCTAGTACTATTGACCGGATGCTGGACGTGTTTCCCGCTAATCAGCAGGCCCAAATCCGTGCCATGCTCTCCAACTCCCTATTGGCGGTGTTTGCCCAGAATTTGGTTAAGAAAAAAGCCCCTAAACCTGGGGAATTTGGCCGGGCCCTGGTGCAGGAAATTATGGTCATTACCCCGGCGATCGCCAACCTGATTCGGGAAGGAAAAGCGGCCCAGATTTATTCCGCCATTCAAACCGGGGCCAAGTTGGGCATGCAGACCATGGAACAAGGCCTGGCCACATTGGTGGTATCGGGGGTAATTTCCCTAGAAGAAGGTTTGGCTAAGAGTGGTAAGCCCGACGAACTGCAGCGATTGATCGGTGGCATGGCCCCCCAACCCGCCGGCAAACGTCGTTAA
- a CDS encoding type II secretion system F family protein → MATFVAQVKDRKGKTTKAKVEAMSPEQARTILRQQYAAIGTIKPAGGEINLEFLENLLNNVSVKDKAVFSRQFSVMINAGVAIVRCLGVLSEQCPNPKLKRALTGISGDVQQGTNLSEAMAKYPDCFDDLYVSMVEAGETGGVLDEVLNRLSKLLEDMARLQNQIKSAMAYPVAVGFLAVVAFLGMTIFLIPVFAGIFDDLGGELPALTEFMVGLSNFLRSPMAIIPVIVIVVAVFLFKKYYGTYTGRRQVDAVMLKLPLFGPLNEKTAVARFCRVFGTLTRSGVPIIQSLEIVCNTVPNKIISDAISGAISEIQQGGMMSLALQQSKVFPSLAIQMISIGEETGELDAMMMKVADFYEDEVEQTVKALTSIIEPAMMVLIAGMVGTILLSMYLPMFAIFDQLG, encoded by the coding sequence ATGGCCACGTTTGTCGCTCAAGTTAAAGATCGTAAGGGCAAAACCACCAAAGCCAAGGTGGAAGCCATGAGCCCCGAACAGGCTCGCACCATCCTCCGCCAACAATACGCGGCGATCGGTACTATTAAGCCAGCCGGCGGGGAAATCAACCTCGAGTTTCTCGAGAATTTACTTAACAACGTTAGCGTTAAGGACAAAGCGGTTTTCTCCCGTCAATTTTCCGTCATGATCAATGCCGGCGTGGCGATCGTTCGTTGTTTGGGCGTGCTGTCGGAGCAATGTCCTAACCCCAAACTGAAACGGGCATTAACTGGTATTAGTGGCGATGTGCAACAGGGGACCAACCTTTCCGAAGCCATGGCCAAGTATCCCGACTGTTTTGACGATCTCTACGTCAGCATGGTGGAAGCAGGGGAAACTGGGGGGGTTTTGGATGAAGTGCTCAATCGGCTTTCCAAACTCCTGGAAGACATGGCCCGTTTGCAAAACCAGATTAAGTCCGCCATGGCTTACCCGGTGGCGGTGGGCTTCCTGGCAGTGGTGGCTTTTCTGGGTATGACTATATTTCTCATCCCTGTCTTTGCAGGAATTTTTGATGACCTAGGGGGGGAACTGCCTGCTTTAACCGAATTTATGGTTGGCCTAAGTAACTTTTTAAGAAGTCCCATGGCCATTATTCCTGTAATTGTCATTGTGGTTGCTGTTTTTCTGTTCAAAAAATATTACGGAACCTATACCGGGCGGCGCCAGGTGGATGCGGTGATGTTGAAACTGCCTCTGTTTGGCCCCTTGAATGAAAAAACCGCCGTAGCTAGATTTTGCCGCGTGTTTGGTACTCTTACCCGTTCGGGGGTTCCCATCATTCAATCTTTGGAAATTGTTTGTAACACTGTGCCCAATAAAATAATTTCCGATGCGATCTCCGGAGCAATTAGTGAAATCCAACAGGGGGGGATGATGAGTTTGGCTCTGCAACAAAGTAAAGTCTTTCCCTCTTTGGCCATTCAAATGATTAGTATCGGGGAAGAAACAGGGGAACTGGATGCCATGATGATGAAAGTGGCGGACTTCTATGAGGATGAGGTAGAGCAAACGGTTAAAGCGCTGACCAGTATCATCGAGCCAGCCATGATGGTCTTGATTGCCGGTATGGTCGGTACCATTTTGCTTTCCATGTATCTACCCATGTTTGCCATCTTTGATCAGTTGGGTTAA
- a CDS encoding ATP-dependent Clp protease proteolytic subunit, whose product MEITAVQSSYYGDMAFKTPPPDLESLLLKERIVYLGMPLFSSDEVKQQVGIDVTQLIIAQLLYLQFDDPDKPIYFYINSTGTSWYTGDAVGFETEAFAICDTLNYIKPPVHTICIGQAMGTAAMILSAGTKGYRASLPHSTIVLNQNRTGAQGQATDIQIRAKEVISNKQTMLEILSFNTGQTQERLAKDMDRTFYLTPAQAKEYGLIDRVLESPAELPKPMAVI is encoded by the coding sequence ATGGAAATAACTGCGGTTCAATCCTCCTACTATGGCGACATGGCTTTCAAAACGCCGCCGCCGGATCTGGAATCCCTTTTGCTTAAAGAGCGCATCGTTTACTTGGGGATGCCGCTTTTCTCCTCCGACGAGGTGAAGCAACAGGTCGGCATTGATGTGACCCAGTTGATTATTGCCCAACTGCTGTATCTCCAATTCGACGATCCCGATAAACCAATCTATTTTTATATCAACTCCACTGGTACTTCCTGGTACACCGGCGATGCGGTGGGTTTTGAAACCGAAGCCTTCGCTATTTGTGACACCCTCAACTACATCAAGCCCCCGGTGCATACCATTTGCATTGGCCAAGCCATGGGCACCGCCGCCATGATCCTTTCTGCCGGCACCAAAGGTTATCGGGCGAGTTTGCCCCACTCCACCATCGTCCTTAACCAAAATCGCACTGGGGCCCAGGGCCAGGCTACGGATATCCAAATTCGCGCCAAGGAAGTAATTTCCAACAAACAGACAATGCTGGAAATTCTTTCCTTTAACACTGGCCAGACCCAGGAAAGGTTAGCCAAAGACATGGACCGGACTTTTTATCTCACCCCCGCCCAAGCTAAGGAGTATGGACTGATTGACCGGGTGCTAGAAAGCCCAGCGGAATTGCCCAAACCAATGGCAGTGATTTAG
- a CDS encoding S-methyl-5'-thioadenosine phosphorylase yields MVNAQIGIIGGSGLYQMDALKNVEEVTIDTPFGAPSDSFIVGELAGTSVAFLARHGRGHHLLPSEIPFRANIHGMKQLGVKYLISASAVGSLQAEAKPLDMVVPDQFIDRTRQRISTFFGEGIVAHIGFGNPICPQLAQCLSTAIAGLELEGVTLHDRGTYVCMEGPAFSTIAESNLYRSWGGTVIGMTNLPEAKLAREAEIAYATLALVTDYDCWHPDHDHVTVEMVIGNLQKNAVNAQWVILETVKQLAANPFDSIAHSALQYAVLTPPDKFPTATYEKLSLLLDKYYSPSR; encoded by the coding sequence ATGGTAAATGCACAAATTGGCATCATTGGCGGCAGTGGATTGTATCAAATGGACGCCCTCAAAAATGTTGAGGAGGTGACTATTGATACGCCTTTTGGGGCGCCGTCAGACAGCTTTATTGTGGGGGAATTAGCTGGGACATCAGTGGCTTTTTTGGCCCGCCATGGCCGGGGGCATCACCTTTTACCTAGCGAAATTCCTTTTCGAGCCAATATCCATGGCATGAAACAGTTAGGGGTTAAATATTTAATTTCTGCGTCGGCGGTGGGTTCTTTGCAGGCAGAAGCAAAACCTTTGGATATGGTGGTTCCGGACCAGTTCATTGACCGCACTCGCCAGCGGATTTCCACTTTTTTTGGGGAGGGTATTGTGGCCCACATTGGTTTTGGCAACCCCATTTGCCCCCAGTTAGCTCAGTGTCTTTCCACGGCGATCGCCGGTTTGGAGTTGGAGGGGGTAACGCTCCATGACCGGGGAACCTACGTGTGTATGGAGGGCCCAGCCTTTTCCACCATTGCGGAATCGAATTTATATCGTAGTTGGGGGGGGACTGTGATCGGTATGACTAATCTGCCGGAGGCCAAGTTAGCCAGGGAAGCAGAAATTGCCTACGCTACTTTGGCCCTGGTAACGGACTATGACTGTTGGCACCCAGACCATGACCATGTGACGGTGGAGATGGTTATTGGTAACCTACAAAAAAATGCAGTCAATGCCCAGTGGGTAATTCTGGAAACGGTGAAACAATTGGCGGCTAATCCCTTTGATTCCATTGCCCACAGCGCTTTACAGTATGCAGTGCTGACTCCCCCGGATAAGTTTCCCACTGCCACCTACGAAAAGTTATCTTTGCTTTTGGACAAATATTATTCCCCTTCCCGGTAG
- a CDS encoding aminopeptidase P N-terminal domain-containing protein produces MHPVVSSAEYRQRRDRLMAKLGQGTAIFASAPQAVMHNDVEYVFRQDSDFYYLTGFNEPEAIAVFAPHHEEHQFVLFVQPKDPARETWTGIRYGVEGAQSTFGADIAYPIGELDEHLPKYLEKADKIHYHLGRDEALNKTILHHWQRQLAAYPRQGYGPQALVNSHGLVHPLRQVKSETELALLRRACDLSAIAHQRAMEFARPGHYEYQVQAELEIIFRWEGGLGPAYPSIVAAGKNACILHYINNDCPLADGDLLLIDAGCSYGYYNGDITRTFPVSGKFSPEQRTLYEIVLNAQEAAIAAVQAGNPYHQYHDAAVSVIVDGLMDLGLLAGDKKEIIKEEKYKPFYMHRTGHWLGLDVHDAGNYKQDKDTWTVLEPGQVLTVEPGIYIAPDIKPVEGQPEVPEQWRGIGIRIEDDVLVTAQGPDVLTSAVPKAIADLEH; encoded by the coding sequence ATGCACCCGGTTGTTAGTTCCGCTGAATATCGCCAACGTCGCGATCGCCTGATGGCCAAGCTTGGTCAGGGAACGGCCATTTTTGCCAGCGCCCCCCAGGCGGTGATGCACAACGATGTGGAATATGTATTCCGTCAGGATAGTGATTTTTACTACCTAACGGGTTTCAATGAACCGGAGGCGATCGCCGTTTTTGCCCCCCACCACGAAGAACATCAATTTGTTTTGTTTGTGCAACCCAAGGATCCGGCCAGGGAAACCTGGACTGGCATTCGCTACGGTGTGGAGGGGGCCCAATCAACTTTTGGGGCGGACATTGCCTATCCCATTGGGGAACTGGATGAGCATTTACCAAAATACCTGGAAAAAGCAGATAAAATTCATTACCACCTTGGTCGAGATGAAGCGTTAAACAAAACTATTCTTCACCATTGGCAACGTCAATTGGCCGCCTATCCCCGGCAAGGCTATGGACCCCAGGCTTTGGTCAATTCCCATGGCTTGGTGCACCCTCTGCGGCAAGTGAAAAGCGAAACCGAATTAGCCCTGTTGCGGCGGGCCTGTGACCTGTCGGCGATCGCCCATCAGCGGGCCATGGAATTTGCCAGACCTGGCCATTATGAATATCAGGTACAAGCGGAATTAGAAATTATTTTTCGGTGGGAAGGGGGTTTGGGTCCAGCCTATCCCTCCATTGTGGCGGCGGGTAAAAATGCCTGCATTTTGCACTACATCAACAATGATTGCCCTTTAGCCGATGGGGATTTACTGCTCATCGATGCCGGCTGTTCCTACGGCTACTATAACGGTGACATCACCCGTACTTTTCCGGTCAGCGGCAAATTTAGCCCGGAGCAACGCACTCTGTATGAAATTGTTTTAAACGCCCAGGAAGCGGCGATCGCCGCAGTGCAAGCAGGCAATCCCTACCACCAATACCATGATGCCGCGGTGTCAGTGATTGTGGATGGCCTGATGGATTTGGGTCTGCTGGCGGGCGATAAGAAAGAAATTATCAAAGAAGAAAAATATAAACCCTTCTACATGCATCGCACAGGCCATTGGTTGGGTCTTGATGTCCACGATGCGGGCAATTACAAACAGGATAAGGATACCTGGACAGTGTTGGAACCAGGGCAAGTGCTCACCGTGGAACCTGGTATTTACATTGCCCCGGATATAAAACCTGTGGAAGGGCAACCGGAAGTGCCGGAACAATGGCGCGGCATTGGCATTCGCATTGAGGATGACGTATTGGTCACCGCCCAGGGCCCCGACGTTTTAACCAGTGCAGTGCCCAAGGCGATCGCCGACTTGGAACATTGA
- a CDS encoding ATP-dependent Clp protease proteolytic subunit: MPIGVPSVPFRLPGSQYERWIDIYTRLSQERIIFLGQEVNDSIANRIVAFLLYLDSDDPSKPIYLYINSPGGSVTAGMAIYDTMQYIKAEVITICVGLAASMGAFLLASGAPGKRLALPHARIMIHQPMGGTGRRQATDIDIEAREILRIRQQLNEIMAQRTGQTVEKIAKDTDRDYFLSAAEARDYGLIDKVIENSSMGNN; encoded by the coding sequence ATGCCTATCGGTGTTCCCAGTGTTCCGTTTCGTCTTCCCGGCAGTCAGTATGAACGGTGGATTGATATTTATACTCGACTGAGCCAAGAACGGATTATTTTCCTTGGCCAAGAGGTAAATGACTCGATCGCCAATCGAATTGTGGCTTTTTTGCTATATCTAGATTCCGATGATCCGAGTAAGCCGATTTATCTCTATATCAATTCCCCTGGTGGTTCTGTCACTGCGGGCATGGCCATTTACGACACCATGCAATATATCAAAGCAGAAGTGATTACCATCTGTGTGGGCCTGGCCGCATCCATGGGAGCCTTTTTGTTAGCCTCCGGGGCGCCAGGAAAACGATTAGCCCTGCCCCACGCCCGGATTATGATCCACCAGCCCATGGGAGGTACCGGTCGCCGTCAAGCAACGGATATTGACATTGAAGCGCGGGAAATTCTCCGTATCCGTCAACAGTTGAACGAAATTATGGCGCAACGTACCGGCCAAACCGTGGAAAAGATTGCCAAGGATACTGACCGGGATTATTTTCTCTCAGCGGCGGAAGCCAGAGACTATGGCTTGATCGATAAAGTGATTGAAAACTCCAGCATGGGCAATAACTAA